Proteins from a single region of Diorhabda sublineata isolate icDioSubl1.1 chromosome 2, icDioSubl1.1, whole genome shotgun sequence:
- the LOC130440798 gene encoding spectrin beta chain isoform X1: MTTDISIVRWDPTLQQEIVEDYEYDGGNSSSRLFERSRIKALADERESVQKKTFQKWVNSHLVRVNARISDLYIDMRDGKNLIKLLEVLSGERLPRPTKGKMRIHCLENVDKALQFLREQRVHLENMGSHDIVDGNPRLSLGLIWTIILRFQIQDITIEETDNQETKSAKDALLLWCQMKTAGYNNVNVRNFTTSWRDGLAFNALIHKHRPDLIHFEKLSKSNPIHNLNNAFNVAEDKLGLTKLLDAEDVFVEQPDEKSIITYVVTYYHYFSKMKQETVQGKRIGKVVGIAMENERMIKEYESLTSDLLAWIEATIVALGDRKFANSLAGVQAQLGQFNNYRIVEKPPKFVEKGNLEILLFTLQSKMRANNQRPYTPKEGKMISDINRAWERLEKSEHERELALREELIRQEKLEQLAARFNRKASMRETWLSENQRLVSQDNFGQDLAAVEAAAKKHEAIETDIFAYEERVQAVVSVAGELETENYHDMERISARKENVLRLWNYLLELLRARRNRLDISLQLQQNFQEMLHILDAMEELKQRLLTDDYGKHLMGVEDLLQKHNLLEADINILGDRVKAVASQSQRFVDIESEEGYEPCDPALVLERVQQLEEAYAQLVRLAVERRSRLEESKKLWQFYWDMADEDNWIKEKEQIVSTSDIGHDLTTVNLLLSKHKILENELAAHESQLEAALDVGKELINGGHFGAEKIQERLNEIRDAWKHLLDLAAYRRKRLEEAVDYHQLFADADDIDIWMLDTLRLVSSEDVGQNEGNAQSLLKKHKDVTEELKNYVSVIDALHQQAEALGPDVSNSPEVSKRLDSIDNRYKELLELAKLRKQRLLDALSLYKLISEGDGVEQWINEKDRMLQTMIPARDIEDVEIMKHRYDGFEKEMNSNASRVAVVNQLARQLLHVEHPNSEEITARQNHLNQKWAELREKAEAKKEELNSAHGVQTFHIECRETTTWIEDKIRILQTTDSLEMDLTGIMTLQRRLSGMERDLAAIQAKLTSLQKEAEAIEAEHPEEAAVIRERIAQIQIIWEKLTQMLKERDSKLEEAGDLHRFLRDLDHFQAWLSKTQTDIASEDTPSSLSEAEKLLSQHQAIREEIDNYTPDYTKMMEYGERITAEPSTQDDPQYMFLRERLKALKDGWDEIHQMWENRQQLLSQSLSLQLLDRDARQAEVILNQQEHTLAKDESPTTLEQAENLLKRHEAFLATMEANDDKINGVVEFSRRLADEGHFATDKIAKRADNIDERRLANREKAQALLERLRDQLELHQFLRDCDELGEWIQEKHITAQDETYRSAKTVHSKWTRHQAFEAEIAANKERLHNLQRAAEELAKEKPEYASHIQPKIEDMIDQFDVLEQTTKEKGERLFDANREVLIHQTCDDIDSWMNELEKQIESDDTGSDLASVNILMQKQQMIETQMAVKARQVGELEKQTKHLETAAPEKDMEEIKVKKTKVEQRFAQLKQPLVERQRILEKKKEALQFRRDIEDELLWIAEKMPQALSTEYGNSLFQVHMLEKKNQSLQTEVDNHEPRINTVCNNGQKLIDEGHEDAAEFSRLINELHKAWQELKDAIEKRRENLLRNERAQQYLFDANEAESWMSEQELYMMVEDRGKDETSARNCMKKHESLEAAVEDYADTIRSLGETVRALAAEGHPLAEQVAIKQSQLDKLYAGLKDLAGERRAKLDEALQLFLLNRDVGDLEQWIADREVVASSHELGQDYDHVTLLWERFKEFAHDTEAIGSERVQAVNDVADQLIAAGHSDSALIAEWKDGLNEAWQDLLELIETRTQMLAASRELHKFFHDCKDVLSRIVEKQVSMSDELGRDAGAVNALQRKHQNFLQDLQTLQSQVQQIQEESAKLQASYAGDRAKEITNREQEVVSAWAALQIACEQRHCKLSDTGDLFKFFNLVRTLMQWMDEWTRQMNTSEKPRDVSGVELLMNNHQTLKAEIEAREDNFTACISLGKELLSRNHYASAEIKDKLVTLTNHRNAVLQRWEERWENLQLILEVYQFARDAAVAEAWLIAQEPYLMSHELGQTIDDVENLIKKHEAFEKSAAAQEERFSALERLTTFELREIKRRQEAAQAEERARREKEEAERLAAIAAAQPKEIETVAADRPDTASPAVEERPVHEERQTRPQTLPSTSAQSTPTSSTPPRAQTLSRAEEKTRRKDRSRSKSPFRSFRWKKSSKASGTHSDDEGVTSSKLQEPGSIGDDETFEGTLVRKHEWENTTTKASNRSWDKVYCVLKGAQLTFYKDAKTAKSTPEQRFKGEPALLLRKAVANVAQDYKKKKHVFRLKLDSGGEFLFQSQNDSEMNTWIANINSHADTESAGPSRSHTLPASGQKEDSKRRSFFTLKKT; the protein is encoded by the exons ACGAAAGAGAAAGCGTTCAAAAGAAAACGTTCCAAAAATGGGTAAATTCACATCTAGTTCGAGTAAATGCACGTATCTCGGACTTGTATATCGACATGAGAGACGGcaagaatttaataaaactattagaAGTACTATCGGGAGAAAGATTGCCACGTCCTACGAAAGGAAAGATGCGTATTCACTGCCTAGAAAATGTAGATAAAGCGTTACAGTTCCTAAGAGAACAACGCGTTCATTTAGAAAATATGGGCTCCCACGATATAGTAGATGGGAATCCCCGCCTTTCTTTAGGTCTCATCTGGACCATTATCCTTCGCTTCCAAATCCAAGACATCACAATAGAAGAAACGGATAATCAAGAAACTAAATCGGCTAAAGATGCTCTTCTTTTGTGGTGTCAAATGAAGACTGCAGGCTATAATAACGTTAACGTTAGAAATTTCACAACTTCGTGGAGAGACGGACTCGCTTTCAACGCTCTCATCCACAAACATCGTCCGGATCTAATTCATTTTGAGAAATTGTCCAAATCCAATCCCATCCACAATCTTAACAATGCATTTAACGTTGCCGAAGATAAATTAGGCCTCACGAAATTACTAGACGCCGAAGACGTTTTTGTCGAACAACCCGATGAAAAATCAATCATAACCTATGTAGTAAcatattatcactatttcaGTAAAATGAAACAAGAAACAGTACAAGGTAAACGTATCGGTAAAGTAGTTGGTATCGCAATGGAAAACGAACGAATGATCAAAGAATACGAATCACTAACTAGCGATTTATTAGCGTGGATCGAGGCTACCATCGTAGCTCTTGGAGATAGAAAATTCGCTAACAGCTTAGCAGGCGTACAAGCTCAACTTGGCCAATTCAACAATTATCGCATCGTAGAAAAACCTCCCAAATTCGTCGAAAAGGGCAACTTAGAAATTCTCCTTTTCACTTTGCAATCAAAAATGAGAGCAAACAATCAACGTCCTTACACTCCGAAAGAAGGAAAAATGATATCAGACATTAACAGAGCATGGGAAAGATTAGAAAAATCAGAACACGAACGTGAATTGGCGCTTAGAGAAGAATTAATCAGACAAGAGAAATTAGAACAATTAGCCGCCAGATTTAACAGAAAAGCAAGTATGAGAGAAACTTGGTTAAGTGAAAATCAAAGACTTGTATCACAAGATAACTTCGGCCAAGATTTGGCAGCCGTTGAAGCTGCGGCTAAGAAACACGAAGCCATCGAAACCGACATATTCGCTTATGAAGAACGAGTCCAAGCTGTCGTATCCGTAGCAGGTGAATTGGAAACCGAAAACTATCACGATATGGAAAGAATCAGTGCCAGAAAAGAAAACGTCCTTAGACTATGGAATTACTTATTGGAATTGCTTAGAGCACGTAGAAACCGTCTAGACATCTCACTACAATTACAACAAAACTTCCAAGAAATGTTACACATTCTAGATGCCATGGAGGAATTGAAGCAGCGTCTCCTTACCGACGATTACGGTAAACATCTTATGGGAGTTGAAGACCTACTTCAGAAACACAATTTGTTGGAAGCCGACATCAATATTCTCGGTGATAGAGTCAAAGCCGTTGCTAGTCAATCGCAGAGGTTCGTCGATATCGAAAGCGAAGAAGGATACGAACCTTGCGATCCAGCTTTGGTTTTAGAAAGAGTGCAACAATTAGAAGAAGCTTATGCTCAGTTAGTAAGACTCGCAGTTGAACGAAGATCGCGACTCGAAGAAAGCAAAAAACTTTGGCAATTCTATTGGGACATGGCCGATGAAGATAACTGGAtcaaagaaaaagaacaaattgTTTCTACGTCAGATATTGGACACGACCTTACCACCGTTAACCTGCTTCTCAGTAAGCATAAGATTCTCGAAAATGAATTGGCTGCTCACGAATCCCAATTGGAAGCCGCATTGGACGTTGGAAAAGAGCTAATCAATGGAGGTCACTTCGGCGCCGAAAAGATTCAAGAGAGATTGAACGAAATTCGTGACGCTTGGAAACATCTCTTAGATTTAGCAGCTTACCGTAGAAAACGCCTAGAAGAAGCTGTAGACTATCACCAACTATTCGCCGATGCCGATGACATTGACATTTGGATGTTAGATACCTTAAGATTAGTTTCCAGCGAAGATGTTGGACAAAACGAAGGTAACGCACAATCTCTGCTCAAGAAACATAAAGATGTTACTGAGGAACTCAAGAATTATGTCAGTGTTATCGATGCTCTTCATCAACAAGCCGAAGCTTTGGGACCAGATGTATCTAATTCCCCCGAAGTATCCAAAAGACTTGATTCTATCGATAACAGATACAAAGAACTACTGGAATTGGCCAAACTCAGGAAACAACGCTTACTTGATGCTCTTTCTCTATACAAACTCATTTCTGAAGGCGACGGAGTTGAACAATGGATTAACGAGAAAGATCGTATGTTGCAGACAATGATTCCTGCTAGAGATATTGAAGATGTTGAAATCATGAAACACAGATATGATGGTTtcgaaaaagaaatgaatagtAACGCTTCCCGCGTAGCTGTAGTTAACCAACTAGCTCGTCAATTATTGCACGTTGAACATCCTAATTCCGAAGAAATCACTGCCAGACAAAATCACCTCAATCAAAAATGGGCCGAACTTCGCGAAAAAGCTGAAGCTAAGAAAGAAGAACTCAATTCCGCTCATGGAGTACAAACTTTCCATATCGAATGTCGTGAAACTACTACTTGGATTGAAGACAAAATCAGAATACTTCAAACAACTGACAGCTTGGAAATGGATCTTACCGGTATCATGACCCTTCAACGTCGATTATCGGGAATGGAAAGAGATCTTGCAGCAATTCAAGCTAAACTTACGTCCCTACAGAAAGAGGCAGAAGCCATTGAAGCTGAACATCCCGAAGAAGCTGCTGTAATCAGAGAACGTATTGcccaaattcaaattatttgggAGAAATTAACACAAATGTTGAAAGAACGCGATTCCAAACTTGAGGAAGCCGGAGATTTACACAGATTCCTCCGCGATTTGGATCACTTCCAAGCATGGCTAAGCAAAACACAAACAGATATTGCTTCCGAAGATACTCCTAGCTCATTATCAGAAGCAGAAAAACTTCTTTCTCAACATCAAGCTATTAGAGAAGAAATTGACAATTACACTCCTGATTACACTAAGATGATGGAATATGGTGAAAGAATCACAGCAGAACCAAGTACTCAGGATGATCCTCAATATATGTTCCTAAGGGAACGTCTAAAAGCTTTGAAAGACGGCTGGGATGAAATACACCAAATGTGGGAAAACAGACAACAACTTCTTTCGCAATCTCTCAGTTTGCAACTCCTCGATAGAGATGCTAGACAAGCTGAAGTTATCCTCAATCAACAAGAGCATACTTTGGCTAAAGACGAAAGCCCTACAACTTTGGAACAAGCCGAGAATTTACTCAAACGCCACGAAGCATTCCTTGCTACCATGGAAGCTAACGACGACAAAATCAATGGTGTTGTTGAATTTTCACGAAGATTGGCTGACGAAGGACACTTTGCTACTGATAAGATAGCTAAGAGAGCCGATAACATCGATGAACGTAGATTGGCCAACAGAGAAAAAGCACAAGCTCTTCTTGAAAGACTAAGAGATCAATTAGAACTTCATCAATTCTTGAGAGACTGCGACGAATTAGGAGAATGGATACAAGAAAAACATATTACCGCACAAGACGAAACGTATAGATCTGCAAAAACAGTTCATTCCAAATGGACCAGACATCAAGCATTCGAAGCTGAGATAGCCGCCAACAAAGAACGTCTTCATAATCTACAAAGAGCCGCCGAAGAACTGGCCAAAGAAAAACCGGAATATGCCAGTCATATCCAACCAAAGATTGAAGATATGATAGATCAGTTTGACGTTTTGGAACAAACGACGAAGGAAAAAGGCGAACGCTTGTTTGATGCTAACCGCGAAGTACTCATCCATCAAACATGTGACGATATCGATTCTTGGATGAACGAACTCGAAAAACAAATCGAAAGCGACGACACCGGATCCGATTTGGCCTCTGTCAATATTCTCATGCAAAAACAACAG atGATAGAAACTCAAATGGCTGTCAAAGCACGACAAGTCGGAGAACTCGAGAAACAGACCAAACATTTAGAAACTGCCGCTCCAGAAAAAGACATGGAAGAAATTAAagtaaagaaaacaaaagttGAACAACGTTTTGCCCAACTCAAACAACCGCTTGTCGAAAGGCAGAGGATattagaaaagaagaaagaagcATTACAGTTCAGAAGGGACATAGAAGATGAACTTTTATGGATTGCAGAAAAGATGCCCCAGGCATTATCCACGGAATACGGAAACAGTCTCTTCCAAGTTCATATGTTGGAGAAAAAGAACCAATCTCTTCAAACAGAAGTAGATAATCACGAACCTAGGATTAATACTGTTTGCAATAATGGTCAAAAACTTATTGATGAAG GTCATGAAGATGCCGCAGAATTTAGCCGATTAATCAACGAACTCCATAAAGCTTGGCAAGAACTAAAGGACGCTATCGAAAAGCGTCGCGAAAATCTCCTTAGAAACGAAAGGGCTCAACAATATCTGTTCGATGCCAACGAGGCAGAAAGCTGGATGAGCGAGCAAGAATTGTACATGATGGTAGAGGATCGTGGTAAAGACGAAACGTCAGCGCGCAATTGCATGAAGAAACACGAAAGTCTCGAAGCTGCCGTGGAAGATTATGCGGATACAATTAGATCACTTGGCGAAACAGTTAGAGCATTAGCAGCTGAAGGTCATCCACTTGCCGAACAAGTAGCAATCAAACAATCACAACTCGACAAATTGTACGCCGGTCTCAAAGACTTGGCAGGAGAAAGACGTGCTAAACTAGACGAAGCACTACAACTATTCTTACTCAATAGGGATGTCGGAGATTTGGAACAATGGATAGCCGATAGAGAAGTAGTAGCATCTTCCCATGAATTAGGTCAAGACTACGACCACGTGACCTTACTATGGGAACGTTTCAAAGAATTCGCACACGACACTGAAGCTATAGGAAGTGAAAGAGTTCAAGCTGTTAATGATGTAGCCGATCAGTTAATTGCTGCAGGACATTCTGATTCAGCCTTAATAGCTGAATGGAAAGATGGTTTGAACGAAGCTTGGCAAGATTTACTCGAGTTGATTGAAACTAGAACACAAATGTTGGCTGCTTCCAGAGAGTTGCACAAGTTCTTCCACGATTGTAAGGATGTACTGAGTAGAATAGTGGAAAAACAG GTATCCATGTCAGATGAATTAGGAAGAGATGCGGGCGCCGTAAACGCTCTCCAACGCAAACATCAGAACTTCCTCCAAGACTTGCAAACACTGCAATCCCAAGTTCAACAAATTCAAGAAGAATCGGCCAAGCTTCAAGCAAGTTATGCCGGCGACAGAGCGAAAGAAATTACAAACAGAGAACAAGAAGTTGTGTCAGCTTGGGCAGCATTACAAATAGCCTGCGAACAAAGGCATTGCAAATTGAGCGATACTGGTGATCTATTTAAATTCTTCAATCTAGTAAGGACATTAATGCAATGGATGGACGAATGGACGAGACAGATGAATACTAGCGAGAAACCTAGAGATGTTAGCGGTGTCGAATTGTTAATGAACAATCATCAAACCTTGAAAGCTGAAATAGAAGCTAGAGAGGATAATTTCACGGCTTGCATTTCATTGGGAAAAGAATTGTTGAGCAGAAATCACTATGCCAGTGCTGAGATTAAAGATAAATTGGTAACTCTCACCAATCACAGAAATGCTGTATTGCAGAGGTGGGAAGAAAG ATGGGAGAATCTGCAACTCATTCTTGAAGTATATCAATTCGCCAGAGATGCTGCAGTAGCTGAAGCATGGTTAATAGCCCAAGAACCGTATCTAATGAGTCACGAATTAGGACAGACAATAGATGATGTAGAAAATCTTATTAAGAAACATGAAGCATTTGAAAAATCAGCAGCAGCGCAAGAAGAAAGATTTAGCGCTTTGGAGAGGTTAACAACG TTTGAATTAAGAGAAATTAAGAGGCGACAAGAAGCAGCCCAAGCAGAAGAGCGAGCTAGGCGAGAGAAGGAAGAAGCAGAGAGACTTGCGGCTATTGCTGCTGCACAACCCAAAGAAATCGAAACAGTTGCAGCTGATAGACCCGATACCGCATCGCCAGCTGTGGAGGAACGACCAG TGCATGAAGAACGGCAAACCAGACCTCAGACTTTACCTTCCACGAGTGCACAATCAACACCAACATCAAGTACTCCTCCTCGCGCACAGACCC TGTCGAGAGCCGAAGAGAAAACCAGAAGAAAAGATCGCTCTCGCAGCAAATCTCCATTCAGGAGTTTCCGTTGGAAAAAGAGCTCTAAAGCATCTGGAACTCACAGCGACGACGAAGGTGTTACGTCGTCAAAATTGCAAG